A window of Enoplosus armatus isolate fEnoArm2 chromosome 3, fEnoArm2.hap1, whole genome shotgun sequence contains these coding sequences:
- the necap2 gene encoding adaptin ear-binding coat-associated protein 2, which yields MAEDNSYESMLCVKPEVHVYRIPPRASNRGYRAADWKLDEPAWSGRMKITAKGKMAYIKLEDRNTGELFAQAPVEQYPGCVVEAVTDSSRYFVIRIEDGNGRHAFIGLGFADRGDSFDFNVALQDHFKWVKQEGELAKQEASESAAPKLDLSFKEGQTIKISIGNIKKKEAGGAKARPMGGGLLPPPPGAKAGGVIPPPGGQPSVSAVPTNTASLLDFGSPVPAAQPSSDVWGDFTSAGSNSSKDAVKSGWVQFS from the exons ATGGCAGAAGACAACAGTTATGAGTCAATGCTCTGTGTAAAACCCGAAGTTCATGTCTACCGGATCCCGCCGCGGGCGTCTAACCGTGGATATCG TGCTGCTGACTGGAAGCTGGATGAACCCGCATGGAGTGGTAGGATGAAAATAACTGCTAAAGGCAAGATGGCCTACATTAAGTtagaggacagaaacacag GAGAGTTGTTTGCCCAAGCTCCAGTGGAACAGTATCCAGGGTGTGTAGTTGAAGCAGTCACAGACTCCAGCAGGTATTTTGTGATCCGGATAGAGGACGGAAATG GACGCCATGCTTTTATCGGTCTGGGTTTTGCTGATCGTGGAGACTCATTTGACTTCAACGTAGCTTTACAAGACCATTTTAA GTGGGTGAAGCAAGAGGGTGAGCTCGCCAAACAGGAAGCTTCTGAGAGCGCAGCACCCAAGCTGGACCTCAGTTTCAAAGAGGGGCAGACTATCAAGATCAGCATTGGG AACATTAAGAAGAAGGAAGCAGGTGGTGCCAAAGCACGGCCCATGGGTGGGGGTTTACTCCCACCTCCACCAGGTGCAAAGGCTGGAGGTGTCATACCGCCTCCTGGGGGACAGCCGTCAGTCTCAGCTGTGCCGACTAACACTG CCTCTCTTTTAGACTTCGGTTCCCCCGTCCCTGCAGCCCAACCCAGCTCCGACGTGTGGGGAGATTTCACATCTGCAGGTTCCAA ctcCAGTAAAGATGCTGTCAAATCAGGATGGGTGCAGTTTAGTTGA
- the LOC139282740 gene encoding SUZ RNA-binding domain-containing-like — translation MEDEEVAESWEEAADSGEIERRLEAKLKINQEAKKSILGSGGSPVRTAIVIQDDSLPAAPPPQIRILKRPSNNGTGGNPASSARPSQQMKSLAQREAEYAEARRRILGSASSDDTPQDNPCQDRPARMSAQQPSEPVRPNNHVIRQPTGPDGTSGFRLCR, via the exons atggaggatgaagaggttGCAGAGAGCTGGGAAGAGGCAGCGGACAGCGGG GAAATTGAGAGAAGGCTTGAGgctaaactgaaaataaatcaggaGGCAAA GAAATCCATCTTGGGTTCGGGTGGCTCACCTGTTCGAACTGCTATTGTAATCCAGGATGACTCTCTGCCTGCAGCACCCCCACCACAAATTCGAATTTTGAAACGTCCTTCAAATAACGGTACCGGAGGAAACCCTGCATCCTCGGCTCGTCCCTCTCAGCAGATGAAGTCTTTGGCCCAGCGGGAGGCAGAGTATGCAGAAGCCCGGCGAAGGATTTTGGGTAGTGCTTCTTCAGATGATACCCCTCAGGACAATCCATGCCAGGACAG GCCAGCTCGTATGAGTGCGCAGCAACCATCAGAACCAGTTCGTCCAAACAATCATGTGATCCGCCAGCCCACTGGCCCAGATGGCACCTCAGGCTTCCGACTCTGCAGATAA
- the fbxo42 gene encoding F-box only protein 42 — translation MSRSPDNEDGCFVAMDTEDDGAEPAGITEDIEAKMGSCRQEGNMDSGVKGGGRTMVELPEEVLEYILSFLSPYQEHKTAALVCKQWYRLIKGVAYQCYHGFLRAVQEGNIQWESRTYPYPGTPITQRFSHSACYYDSNQSMYVFGGCTQSSCNAAFNDLWRLDLNSKEWIRPLASGSYPSPKAGATLVMHKDLLVLFGGWTRPSPYPLHQPERFFDEIHTYSPSKNWWNCIVTTHGPPPMAGHSSSVIGNTMVVFGGSLGARQMSNEVWVLDLEQWSWSKPPISGPSPHPRGGQSQIVIDEQTLLILGGCGGPNALLKDAWLLHMDAPPWRWQQLQVENEDHGAPELWCHPACRVGQCVVVFSQAPSGRAPLSPSLNSRPSPISATPAPLGPEPPSLRSQSPVRSGAAGVVLGAVEEAPCVNGRWGTLRPRPSARGSARDGSPSSSQQPSPSQGPDSPPLPPLPPLLNGSSPSPRTSPAQAASPPSRPHPPASTDYGWESPPSAAHHPEVPSTNGLHTPPAVSPHTPPGAVSPAALRRGLEAVKNKSSSSLPSSSSSSSLQTQGASPGGGGGGGAGPPGTPPSSSSSPPQAAGADGHAIPPIARRLGHHPPQSLNVGKPLYQSLNCKPMQMYVLDVSRAKSAGVVSWRVYGNGTPAAVTGPPETSLHTVVQGRGELIIFGGLMDKKQNVKYYPKTNALYFVRAKR, via the exons ATGTCCCGCTCCCCTGACAATGAGGATGGATGCtttgttgccatggatacaGAGGACGATGGTGCAGAGCCTGCTGGGATAACGGAGGACATAGAAGCAAAGATGGGGTCCTGCCGACAAGAAGGGAACATGGACAGCGGTGTCAAAGGAGGGGGGAGAACAATGGTGGAGTTGCCAGAGGAAGTTCTCGAATATATTCTGTCCTTTCTCTCACCTTACCAGGAGCACAAGACTGCTGCGCTTGTATGTAAGCAGTGGTATCGCCTCATTAAAG GTGTTGCTTATCAGTGCTACCACGGTTTCTTGAGAGCTGTCCAAGAGGGAAATATCCAGTGGGAAAGTCGCACATACCCATATCCCGGCACCCCCATCACTCAGCGTTTCTCTCACA GTGCATGTTATTATGACTCAAACCAGTCCATGTATGTGTTTGGGGGTTGCACTCAGAGTAGCTGCAATGCTGCCTTCAATGATCTGTGGAGACTTGACCTCAACAGCAAGGAGTGGATCCGCCCTTTAGCCTCAG GCTCTTATCCATCTCCTAAAGCTGGAGCAACTCTAGTGATGCACAAAGACCTGTTAGTGCTGTTTGGGGGATGGACTCGACCTAGCCCTTATCCACTGCACCAGCCAGAGAGGTTTTTTGATGAAATCCACACCTACTCTCCTTCAAAGAactg GTGGAACTGTATAGTAACAACACATGGACCTCCACCTATGGCTGGCCACTCTTCCTCCGTCATTGGAAACACCATGGTGGTGTTTGGGGGATCACTAGGAGCACGccaaat GAGTAATGAAGTCTGGGTTCTGGATCTGGAGCAGTGGTCTTGGTCCAAACCACCCATATCTGGACCATCACCCCACCCGCGAGGAGGCCAATCACAA ATTGTGATCGACGAACAGACGTTACTCATCTTGGGAGGCTGTGGTGGCCCTAATGCA CTCCTTAAAGATGCCTGGCTCCTCCACATGGATGCACCACCATGGAggtggcagcagctgcaggtggaaaACGAGGACCACGGGGCCCCAGAGCTGTGGTGTCACCCAGCTTGTAGA GTGGGCCAGTGTGTGGTGGTTTTCTCACAGGCTCCTTCTGGCCGCGCGCCGCTCAGCCCAAGTCTTAACTCTCGGCCCTCCCCCATAAGTGCCACACCTGCCCCTCTGGGCCCCGAACCGCCTTCCCTGCGCTCTCAGTCGCCTGTTCGGAGCGGTGCCGCCGGTGTTGTCCTGGGAGCTGTTGAAGAGGCTCCTTGTGTAAATGGTCGGTGGGGCACGCTGAGACCTCGGCCTTCAGCGAGAGGAAGTGCCAGAGATGGGAGCCCATCGTCATCGCAACAGCCGTCTCCTTCACAAGGCCCAGAcagccctcctcttcctccattgCCCCCGTTACTAAATGGATCCTCCCCCTCACCGCGGACCAGCCCAGCCCAGGCTgcatctcctccctctcgcCCTCACCCACCTGCCTCCACAGACTATGGCTGGGAGTCTCCCCCTTCTGCTGCTCACCACCCTGAGGTGCCCAGCACTAATGGCCTGCATACACCTCCTGCAGTCTCCCCACACACTCCCCCAGGAGCAGTGTCCCCCGCTGCCTTACGACGAGGTCTGGAGgcagtgaaaaacaaatcttCCTCATCATTACCgtcttcatcgtcatcatcttCCCTTCAGACACAGGGGGCttctcctggaggaggaggaggaggaggagcaggtccTCCTGGAACCCCTCCGTCATCATCCTCCAGCCCTCCACAGGCTGCTGGAGCTGATGGACATGCTATCCCACCTATTGCACGGCGTCTTGGCCATCACCCACCTCAGAGCCTGAACGTAGGAAAACCTCTGTACCAGTCTCTTAACTGCAAGCCCATGCAGATGTACGTGTTGGATGTGTCCCGGGCCAAATCTGCTGGGGTGGTGTCCTGGAGAGTTTATGGGAACGGTACTCCCGCTGCGGTTACGGGGCCGCCTGAGACCAGCCTTCACACAGTGGTACAGGGCAGGGGAGAGCTCATAATTTTTGGGGGCCTCATGGACAAAAAACAGAATGTGAAGTACTACCCTAAAACCAACGCCTTGTACTTTGTACGCGCTAAAAGGTAA